A genomic window from Atribacterota bacterium includes:
- a CDS encoding SIMPL domain-containing protein: MEEEKYFKSYNFSIAFLILGISIVLAALIFGVFFYQTRSSRDFVQVLGAATQGFESDIVKWNIILEENTDLSNIRDGYRNIQEKRDRLVNILKNKGILSDDINVNPISTQKRWNRDGEVVGYVLNQSLFTISREVEVIEELALNPDELLNQDIFFQVSSLEYFYSEIDTLRKDLLELATRNARERAEMILKESGHKAGKMIWSQAGVFQIVEPYSTEVESYGMYNTASRRKEIKVTVHAQFLIQ; the protein is encoded by the coding sequence ATGGAGGAAGAGAAATATTTTAAATCCTATAATTTTTCGATCGCTTTTCTGATACTGGGGATATCGATTGTTTTAGCTGCTCTAATTTTTGGGGTCTTTTTTTATCAAACCAGAAGCAGCCGTGATTTCGTTCAGGTATTAGGAGCTGCTACCCAGGGATTTGAGTCAGATATTGTGAAGTGGAATATTATACTGGAAGAAAATACTGATCTATCCAATATACGAGATGGCTACCGCAATATTCAGGAAAAAAGAGACCGATTGGTTAATATTTTAAAAAACAAGGGAATTTTGTCGGATGATATCAATGTCAATCCTATTTCTACTCAGAAAAGATGGAACCGAGATGGAGAAGTGGTAGGTTATGTCTTAAATCAGTCGCTTTTTACTATCTCTCGAGAAGTAGAGGTTATTGAAGAATTAGCCTTAAATCCAGATGAGCTTTTAAACCAGGATATTTTTTTTCAAGTTTCATCACTGGAATATTTCTACTCCGAGATAGATACTTTGAGAAAGGATTTGCTGGAGCTGGCTACTAGGAATGCTCGGGAAAGAGCAGAAATGATTTTAAAGGAAAGTGGCCATAAAGCTGGCAAGATGATCTGGTCTCAGGCAGGTGTGTTTCAGATTGTAGAACCTTATTCTACTGAGGTAGAAAGCTATGGCATGTATAACACTGCCTCTCGCAGAAAAGAGATTAAAGTAACTGTTCATGCACAATTTTTAATACAATAA
- the msrA gene encoding peptide-methionine (S)-S-oxide reductase MsrA: MQGKKEVATLAGGCFWCLEAIYKRVKGIIEVIPGYSGGGLDNPSYEQVCSDTTGHAEAIQIFFNPEIISYNEILEIFWQIHNPTTLNRQGNDIGSQYRSVILYHNEEQKKVALISKKYLQDTHIWQNSIVTEIVPFRKFYPAEEYHRGYYENHPENRYCQLVVKPKVKKYEETFKKYTR; this comes from the coding sequence ATGCAGGGAAAAAAGGAAGTTGCCACCTTAGCTGGTGGTTGTTTTTGGTGTCTGGAAGCAATTTATAAAAGAGTAAAGGGCATTATAGAAGTTATTCCGGGCTATAGTGGAGGAGGTCTAGATAATCCAAGTTATGAGCAGGTTTGTTCCGATACCACTGGTCATGCTGAGGCAATACAGATATTTTTTAATCCTGAAATTATTTCTTATAATGAGATATTAGAAATTTTCTGGCAGATTCATAATCCGACTACCTTAAATCGCCAGGGTAATGATATTGGCTCACAATACCGTTCAGTAATATTATATCATAATGAAGAACAGAAAAAAGTTGCTCTGATATCAAAAAAATATTTACAGGATACCCATATCTGGCAAAATTCTATCGTAACGGAGATTGTACCCTTTCGAAAATTTTATCCGGCAGAAGAGTATCATAGAGGCTATTATGAGAATCATCCAGAAAATAGATACTGTCAGCTGGTGGTCAAACCTAAAGTAAAAAAGTACGAAGAGACATTTAAAAAGTATACCAGATAG